The following are encoded together in the Thermococcus sibiricus MM 739 genome:
- the nikR gene encoding nickel-responsive transcriptional regulator NikR, giving the protein MKIIRFGVSMPEDLLEKFDTIMEEKGYANRSEAIRDLVRDFIVRHEWEEGDKEVAGTITIVYNHDEADVVKELLDMQHDYVNEIISSLHVHMDEHNCLEVIVVKGKGSRVKTIAERLISLKGVKHGKLVMTTTGKELV; this is encoded by the coding sequence ATGAAAATAATCCGCTTTGGAGTTTCAATGCCAGAAGATTTATTGGAAAAATTTGACACGATAATGGAAGAGAAGGGATACGCTAACAGAAGTGAGGCCATAAGGGATTTAGTAAGGGATTTCATAGTTAGACATGAGTGGGAAGAGGGGGATAAAGAAGTGGCAGGCACTATAACGATAGTCTACAACCACGATGAGGCCGATGTTGTGAAGGAGCTTTTGGACATGCAGCATGATTATGTGAACGAGATTATATCAAGTCTTCACGTGCATATGGATGAACATAACTGTCTTGAAGTTATCGTTGTTAAAGGAAAGGGCAGCAGGGTGAAAACGATTGCTGAGAGACTAATCAGCTTAAAAGGGGTGAAGCATGGGAAGCTCGTCATGACCACCACTGGCAAAGAGCTGGTATGA
- a CDS encoding integrase, producing the protein MELVSLFKLLVYSGLRFSQAVRLLNNFDSTKLERINNRTARYPMQEFSRGKKRAFWAYMPLDFALNPQRINIDYYRAEKITYFGKISSNTIRKWFYTFLRRNGVPEDVADYIQGRASERIGRNTI; encoded by the coding sequence ATGGAACTTGTAAGCCTCTTCAAACTCTTAGTTTATAGTGGTTTACGGTTTTCTCAAGCGGTGAGGCTCTTGAATAACTTTGACTCTACAAAGCTCGAAAGGATAAACAATAGGACAGCTCGCTATCCAATGCAAGAGTTCTCAAGAGGGAAGAAAAGGGCCTTTTGGGCCTACATGCCATTGGACTTTGCTTTGAACCCTCAAAGAATTAATATTGACTATTACAGAGCAGAAAAGATAACCTATTTTGGCAAAATCTCCTCAAATACTATTCGCAAATGGTTTTATACATTCTTAAGAAGGAATGGTGTTCCTGAAGACGTGGCGGACTACATCCAAGGTCGTGCATCCGAAAGAATTGGGAGAAACACTATTTAG
- a CDS encoding transglutaminase-like domain-containing protein, whose amino-acid sequence MVDILRKKHALFVILLVTMTLLSSACIQKPGGEEPTVSSSTNPEDNDGLSFDEEQKYGTDPSNPDTDGDKIIDGDEVHKYHTDPLKVDSDEDGLTDYEELFEYNTNPLDVDTDGDGLRDNVEVEKGTDPTLEDTDGDNIVDADEVNTYFTNPLSQDTDGDGLTDYAEIFTYNTSPTTEDSDGDGMDDSAELELKTNPLLEDTDNDRLWDGEELVKYHTDPLNPDSDDDGLLDGHEIVFETNPLKVDSDRNYLVDSDGDYLPDGYEVKIGTNPAHDWRYKYEEEAFKAGLSKLLRKEVSPVSKQFMEYNTTLDRAWAILEWIDENIQYNYTKLDLIEEMVYNWSTLSGHERELYKKLTRLQAANDTIYRKSGICGDYAILTAALLLESNISPVYMLDINYKDKEVGHNTVAIKIDSEYFVLDQHLPMKPIGNYYWDSLRAEMGEIANVTFYIIKLDENGEPIIYSNWIWTGKFMKKKAYTMTEKDIDFIIELTKQKFLELYPDYREDERLKQNAETQLKSIKSTNETTKMSLPSGFTKGWTLWRYYEYFALYYHPAIGEKLIEDYWPIPAFLKDNWKEVIEQCDKFYLIMDADENNVIIIKDSTGDAFKIPRIVMVMEIAK is encoded by the coding sequence ATGGTGGATATATTGAGGAAAAAACATGCTCTTTTTGTAATACTGCTCGTAACAATGACGCTTCTTAGCAGTGCATGCATCCAAAAACCTGGGGGAGAAGAACCTACGGTTTCTTCCTCAACAAACCCTGAGGATAACGATGGGCTGAGCTTTGATGAAGAGCAGAAATATGGAACTGATCCTTCTAATCCGGATACAGATGGAGACAAGATAATTGATGGGGATGAAGTCCACAAATATCATACAGATCCGCTCAAAGTTGACTCGGATGAAGATGGACTTACGGATTATGAGGAACTTTTTGAATACAACACAAATCCCCTTGACGTTGATACTGATGGTGATGGGCTTCGTGACAATGTTGAGGTAGAAAAAGGTACAGATCCCACCTTAGAAGATACTGATGGTGACAATATAGTGGATGCGGATGAAGTAAATACCTACTTCACAAACCCATTATCGCAGGACACGGATGGGGATGGACTCACAGACTATGCGGAAATATTCACCTACAACACGAGCCCAACAACAGAAGACAGTGACGGTGATGGGATGGATGATTCAGCAGAGCTTGAACTAAAAACGAATCCACTATTAGAAGATACGGACAATGATAGGTTATGGGATGGGGAGGAGCTTGTAAAATACCACACAGACCCGTTGAATCCCGATTCTGATGATGATGGTTTGCTAGATGGGCATGAAATAGTTTTTGAAACTAACCCCCTAAAAGTTGATAGTGACAGAAATTATCTGGTTGATAGCGATGGAGATTATCTACCTGACGGTTACGAGGTAAAGATTGGGACGAATCCAGCACATGATTGGAGGTATAAGTATGAGGAAGAAGCATTCAAAGCGGGATTGAGCAAACTTCTCAGAAAAGAAGTAAGTCCAGTGTCAAAACAATTTATGGAATACAACACCACTTTGGACAGGGCTTGGGCGATTCTTGAATGGATTGACGAGAACATACAATACAACTATACCAAACTTGACCTCATTGAAGAGATGGTATACAATTGGAGCACCCTTTCAGGGCATGAACGCGAGCTTTACAAGAAGCTGACGAGACTCCAAGCAGCCAACGATACTATTTATCGCAAAAGTGGGATTTGTGGTGATTATGCAATCCTGACAGCAGCTCTACTCCTTGAGTCAAATATAAGCCCAGTGTACATGCTGGATATCAACTATAAAGATAAAGAGGTCGGACATAACACCGTGGCAATAAAAATTGATAGCGAATACTTCGTCCTAGATCAGCACCTTCCAATGAAGCCTATTGGGAATTACTACTGGGATTCCTTAAGAGCAGAAATGGGAGAAATCGCCAATGTAACCTTTTACATAATTAAACTTGATGAAAATGGCGAACCGATAATTTACTCTAACTGGATTTGGACTGGGAAGTTCATGAAGAAAAAAGCATACACTATGACGGAGAAAGATATTGACTTCATTATAGAACTCACAAAACAAAAGTTCCTGGAGCTGTACCCTGACTATAGAGAGGATGAGAGGTTAAAACAAAACGCAGAAACACAGTTGAAGTCCATAAAATCGACCAATGAGACTACAAAAATGTCTTTACCCTCTGGTTTTACCAAAGGCTGGACATTGTGGCGGTATTACGAGTATTTTGCACTTTACTATCATCCAGCAATAGGGGAAAAGCTTATAGAGGACTACTGGCCAATTCCAGCATTTCTTAAGGATAACTGGAAAGAGGTAATTGAGCAATGTGACAAGTTTTACCTAATCATGGATGCTGATGAAAACAATGTGATCATTATTAAAGACTCTACGGGGGACGCGTTCAAAATCCCGAGGATTGTAATGGTGATGGAAATTGCAAAATAA
- a CDS encoding Kelch repeat-containing protein: MKRILILLWLLIFLGTLIPAEKVSIEEHLYWVKTYGGSDFDVANAVAVAPNGDVIVAGATGSFGAGKGDVWVLRLDEKGNIKWQKTCGGSDGDGAHAVAVAPNGDIIVAGLTWSFGTGKTDAWILRLDENGNVKWQKTYGGSFIDVTSAVAIAPNGDIIVAGYTESFGAGENDFWVLRLDENGNVKWQKTYGGSSYDDATTVAVSEDNDVIVAGSTASFGGGAQDLWILRLDENGNLKWQKTYGGGDFEVANAVVVADNGDIIVAGMAGFGAGKGDVWVLRLDAEGNLKWQKTYGGSYLDGANTVILTENGDIIVAGATASFGTGTPDYPNAWVLRLDENGNVKWQKAYGGSDLDVATAIALALNSDIIVAGITNSSGTGKDDFWVLRFPPDGLIPGFSMDSEAIIWNLAIQKSNSNATISDSEARVMDSNAIVLNSKAIITKVIELETLKTTTTTTTTETTTSTATTTTSQEQATETTEEENSDICGPATFLVFVLIGGVVTRIKGEKC; the protein is encoded by the coding sequence ATGAAGAGAATATTAATCCTCCTTTGGCTCCTCATCTTTCTTGGAACGCTGATTCCAGCCGAAAAGGTGAGTATCGAGGAACACCTTTACTGGGTTAAAACTTATGGTGGAAGTGACTTTGATGTAGCTAATGCAGTTGCTGTTGCTCCAAACGGTGACGTAATTGTAGCAGGCGCTACTGGAAGCTTTGGCGCTGGTAAAGGTGATGTTTGGGTTCTCCGCTTGGATGAGAAGGGAAATATTAAGTGGCAAAAAACGTGTGGCGGGAGTGACGGGGATGGAGCTCATGCAGTTGCAGTTGCTCCGAATGGTGACATTATAGTGGCGGGTTTGACTTGGAGTTTTGGCACTGGTAAAACTGACGCTTGGATTCTTCGCTTAGATGAGAACGGGAATGTCAAGTGGCAAAAAACCTACGGTGGAAGTTTCATTGATGTGACTTCCGCGGTTGCAATTGCTCCGAATGGTGACATTATAGTGGCAGGCTACACTGAAAGCTTCGGTGCTGGTGAGAATGATTTTTGGGTTCTCCGCTTGGACGAGAATGGGAACGTGAAATGGCAGAAAACGTACGGCGGGAGTAGCTATGACGACGCTACAACAGTTGCAGTAAGTGAAGACAATGACGTAATTGTAGCAGGATCCACTGCGAGCTTTGGTGGTGGTGCACAAGATCTTTGGATTCTCAGACTGGACGAGAACGGTAATCTCAAGTGGCAAAAAACCTACGGCGGGGGTGACTTTGAGGTAGCTAATGCAGTTGTTGTGGCTGACAATGGTGACATTATCGTAGCGGGTATGGCTGGCTTCGGTGCTGGTAAAGGTGACGTTTGGGTTCTCAGGCTTGACGCTGAGGGGAATCTCAAGTGGCAGAAGACTTATGGCGGGAGCTACCTAGATGGGGCTAACACGGTTATCCTCACTGAAAATGGCGATATAATAGTGGCAGGCGCCACTGCAAGCTTCGGCACTGGCACTCCAGATTATCCAAACGCTTGGGTTCTTAGGCTTGATGAGAATGGAAATGTGAAATGGCAGAAGGCCTATGGGGGAAGTGACCTTGATGTAGCTACTGCAATTGCCCTCGCTCTGAATAGTGACATTATCGTAGCGGGTATCACTAACAGCTCTGGCACTGGTAAAGATGATTTTTGGGTTCTCAGATTCCCCCCAGATGGTTTGATTCCCGGTTTTTCGATGGACTCTGAAGCCATCATCTGGAATTTGGCTATTCAAAAGAGCAACTCAAATGCCACAATATCTGATTCTGAAGCTAGAGTAATGGATTCTAATGCTATTGTGTTGAACTCTAAAGCCATTATCACTAAAGTAATAGAGCTGGAGACTCTTAAAACAACAACTACAACGACCACTACTGAGACTACAACTTCTACGGCTACGACTACTACCAGCCAAGAGCAGGCCACTGAAACTACCGAAGAAGAAAACAGTGACATCTGCGGCCCAGCAACTTTCCTTGTCTTTGTCCTCATTGGTGGAGTTGTTACCAGAATTAAAGGTGAAAAATGCTAG
- a CDS encoding ParA family protein, whose protein sequence is MAIIISIANQKGGVGKTTISLNLAYALAKKGYDTLIIDTDPQFNLTFALIGMDIIKRNDNNIGTLLIENAVKKTQIENAIIPIEENLSLIPSHLKVSAIERLLMTAYMREQRLKRVLEKIEDEYDFIIIDNPPSLGIFLINSLGASDYVLIPTELGYFSVMGVQLTLDVIREIKSTELNPDLEIMGIVANKFTRQSKVPQVRLDQLKETYPDLPVVAILPRAVAVEKSQGEGKPVFEFDPKNKVSKAFLQLAEKVIKNVR, encoded by the coding sequence ATGGCGATTATAATCAGTATTGCTAATCAAAAAGGTGGTGTTGGAAAGACTACAATCAGCCTCAATTTGGCCTATGCACTGGCCAAAAAGGGGTATGATACCCTAATAATTGATACTGATCCTCAGTTCAATCTCACATTCGCTTTAATCGGTATGGATATCATAAAACGCAATGACAACAACATCGGGACACTTCTAATAGAGAATGCAGTGAAAAAGACTCAAATCGAGAATGCTATTATACCCATAGAGGAGAACCTATCACTCATACCCTCTCATCTAAAAGTTTCTGCAATTGAGAGGCTACTTATGACAGCATACATGCGCGAACAGCGACTTAAAAGGGTTTTAGAAAAAATTGAAGACGAATATGACTTTATAATCATCGATAACCCTCCAAGCCTGGGAATATTCTTAATAAACTCCCTTGGGGCCTCGGATTATGTCTTGATCCCAACTGAATTAGGGTATTTCAGTGTCATGGGGGTACAGCTAACACTTGATGTTATCAGGGAGATAAAATCCACCGAACTCAATCCAGACTTAGAGATCATGGGTATTGTTGCAAACAAATTTACACGCCAGAGCAAAGTCCCCCAGGTGAGGTTGGATCAGCTGAAAGAGACCTATCCCGACTTACCTGTAGTGGCCATTTTGCCGAGAGCAGTTGCAGTTGAGAAGTCTCAAGGAGAAGGTAAGCCAGTGTTTGAGTTTGATCCCAAAAACAAAGTATCAAAAGCATTCCTACAACTTGCGGAGAAGGTGATAAAAAATGTCAGGTAA
- a CDS encoding Nre family DNA repair protein produces the protein MKLDPSLCILCRGRGWCGLAYCPVIARARATLRVRRSVSSKTIEGSTPPSIFIGRVGYPYVRIGPATPPLIGDTKIFDFPELWINHKIEDILEYRWSLITGIKIADVKKPEDKLIDELRLLAMSSKPVDVEIILKKPPRPFMTFNEHEPPQGPRSPLNNMKILGNPSIPRPVEKAHDDTDLPAFEAVTYLYESGVPVSHIQKVFSTGAFGVKGRRRLVPTRWSITAVDSMLCRNLIKEIKDYEPLNEILVFRYRLHDNLFIAILYPAKWSYEWMEAWWPGSTWNPSADNVVIEGDHEGYHGRTTYPGIGGCYYASMLATLEYLKRIKRQATAILLREIYPGFKIPVGVWFVRESVRAMFNSPPVLKTDTLDEVMELLNMETKLGSGKWLSSSALLRRIKFTKTIDEFLKKE, from the coding sequence ATGAAGTTAGATCCAAGTTTATGTATACTGTGCAGGGGCCGAGGATGGTGTGGCCTTGCGTATTGCCCCGTGATAGCCAGAGCTAGGGCCACTTTGAGAGTTAGGCGAAGTGTTTCATCAAAAACCATAGAGGGTTCCACTCCACCGTCGATTTTTATAGGTAGGGTAGGCTACCCCTACGTGAGGATAGGCCCTGCCACGCCACCTTTAATTGGAGACACAAAGATTTTTGATTTTCCGGAACTGTGGATTAATCATAAGATAGAGGATATCCTTGAGTATCGATGGAGCCTTATAACTGGCATTAAAATAGCAGATGTGAAAAAACCTGAAGATAAACTTATCGATGAGTTAAGGCTTTTGGCAATGAGCTCCAAACCTGTGGATGTTGAGATCATTCTAAAAAAGCCTCCACGGCCGTTTATGACGTTCAATGAGCATGAGCCGCCACAGGGCCCGCGCTCTCCACTCAACAACATGAAGATCCTTGGAAACCCATCCATTCCAAGGCCCGTGGAGAAGGCCCACGATGACACCGATTTACCAGCATTTGAAGCGGTTACGTATTTATATGAGTCTGGTGTGCCGGTTTCACATATACAGAAGGTATTTAGCACTGGTGCATTTGGTGTTAAAGGTAGGAGAAGACTTGTCCCCACAAGGTGGAGCATCACCGCAGTAGATAGTATGCTTTGCAGAAACCTGATCAAGGAGATAAAAGACTACGAGCCCTTGAACGAGATTTTAGTTTTCAGATATCGCCTTCATGATAATTTGTTTATCGCAATACTGTATCCGGCCAAATGGAGTTACGAATGGATGGAAGCATGGTGGCCTGGATCCACATGGAACCCAAGCGCAGACAACGTGGTTATCGAAGGTGACCATGAGGGGTATCACGGAAGGACAACTTACCCAGGTATAGGGGGATGTTATTATGCAAGCATGCTCGCAACACTTGAGTATTTAAAGAGAATAAAAAGACAAGCCACCGCTATACTCCTTAGGGAGATTTACCCCGGATTTAAAATTCCTGTAGGGGTTTGGTTTGTTAGAGAAAGTGTTAGGGCCATGTTTAATTCTCCACCAGTTTTAAAGACAGACACCTTGGACGAGGTCATGGAACTTTTAAACATGGAAACAAAGCTTGGTAGTGGTAAGTGGCTTTCATCTTCGGCCCTTTTGAGGAGGATAAAGTTTACAAAGACTATAGATGAGTTTCTGAAGAAGGAATGA